Within Enterobacter sp. RHBSTW-00175, the genomic segment AAGCCATGACGCTGGGTATGGGCGCACGTTCGCAGCCGCTGACGCTCATCATTACCACAGCGGGTACGTCGCTGGAATCGCCATGCTATGACAAGGATAAACAGGTCAAGGAGATGCTTAACGGGCATGTCCCTAACGAACGCCTGTTTGGCCTGATTTATGATCTCGATGAAGGGGATGAATGGACCGACCCGACCAACTTCATTAAAGCGAACCCTAACCTCGACGTGTCGATATCGTATGACGATCTGCTGGCGGAGATGGAGGTCGCTAAACAGGTTCCGCGTAAGGTCAACGCCTTTAAAACGAAGCGCCTGAATATCTGGGTATCCGGTAAAGCCGCGTTCTACAACATGACGCAGTGGCATGCTGCCGCCGATAAATCCCTGCGCTACGAGGACTTTGCCGGCGAGGATTATTACCTCGGTCTGGACCTTGCCCAGCGGCTGGATCTTAACGCCGGTGTTGGCGTTTTCGTCCGCGAAATTGAGGGTAAGAAACACTACTACTGCATCAGGCCGAAATTCTGGGTACCGGAGGACACGGTCCGGAGCACGGATCCGAAAATTGCCAAAACTGCAGACCGATATGTGAAGTTTGTCGAAATGGGGGCGCTTGAAGCGACAGATGGAGCAGAAGCGGACTATCGCGAAATTCTGGCCAGCATCATCGACCTCCAGGAGATTAATAAGGTCCGCATCAGCGAGATTCCCATCGACCCCAGCGGTGCCACGGCACTCAGCCACGAGCTGCAGGACCACGGGTTTGAACCCATTTCTATCCGGCAGGACTACACCAACATGTCGCCGCCTATGAAGGAGCTGGAAGCGGCGCTCGCTGGCGGGCGGTTCCACCATGACGGAAACCCCATCCTGTCATGGTGTATCAGCAACGTTATTGGAAAAAATGTCCCCGGTAGCGACGATATAGTCCGGCCTACGAAAGGCGACAAACAGTCAAAAATTGACGGCGCGACAGCGCTGTTTATGGCAATAGGCCGCGCAATGCTGAACGGTCGGGCCAGCAATCAATCCGTTTATGATGAGGAAGACGTCGCATGTTAACGGCAATTATTACCTTTATGATCGGCCTTCTTGGCGCGGCGCTTATCTCGGTTGGCGCGTGGATGGTTTTTCCGCCTGCAGGCGTTATTGCTGCAGGCGTGTTTTGCCTGCTGGCATCCTATTTTGCAGCCAGAGCCGCTGCACCAGCGAATGATTTACCGGGGGGTAACTGATGTTCATTCCTCAGTTCTTCCGGGGCAGGTCGCGTCCGGGAGGGAGTAACTGGACAACGGTTCTCGGGAGCGTCAGTGCCAGCAAGAGCTCATCGGGCATGCTGGTGACGCCGGAAACGGCAATGGGGATCGGGGCCATTCGCGCCTGTGTGACGCTCCTTGCAGAATCCATCGCCCAGCTGCCCTGTGAGCTTTACCAGCGCGACGAAAAAGGCGGTCGACGCAGGGCAACGGATCACCCCCTGTACGATGTGATCCATTCGCAGCCGAACAGAAAGGACACCAGCTTTGAGTATTACGAACAGCAGCAGGGCGTGCTGGGGCTTGAGGGGAACAGCTATTCCCTGATTGACCGGCACGGCAACGGCGATATCGCTGAATTGATACCGATTAACCCTAAAAAGGTCATCGTCCTGAAAGGGCCGGACGGGATGCCGTATTACGAGCTGCCTGAGCTGGGTGAAACGGTACCGATGCGCATGATGCATCACATCAAGTATTTCTCGCTCGACGGGTACATCGGCACCTCGCCGATTCAGACGAACGCGGACGTTCTCGGGCTGGGCATGGCGGTTGAGCAGCATGCTGCGCAGGTGTTCGCCCGTGGCACCACGATGTCCGGCGTGATTGAACGCCCCAAAGAGGCCGGAGCCATCAAGAGCCAGGCGTCAATTGATAAGCTTCTGGCCAAATGGACGGACCGCTATTCCGGCGTGAGAAACGCCTTCAGTGTGGCGTTGCTGCAGGAGGGAATGAGCTATAAGCAGCTGTCTCAGGACAATGAAAAAGCGCAGCTGCTGCAATCGCGCCAGTGGACGGTAAACGAGGTGTGCAGGCTTTACAAAATCCCGCCACACATGATTCAGCTTCTCGACAAATCGACCAACAACAACATCGAGCACCAGGGTCTTCAGTACGTGATGTACACGCTACTGGCCTGGCTGAAGCGCCATGAAGCGGCAATGATGCGCGATTTGTTGTTACCCAGCGAGCGTCGAGACTTTTACATCGAGTTTAACGTCTCGTCGCTGCTGCGCGGCGATCAGAAATCGCGTTACGAGTCCTACGCGCTGGGCCGTCAGTGGGGCTGGCTGTCGGTCAACGATATCCGGCGCATGGAGAACATAGCCCCGGTAGAGGGCGGTGACACGTATCTGACGCCGCTGAACATGGTTGATACCAGTACCGTTCACGGGCTGGATAAAGCGACTCCCGCGCAGTTAAGCGAAATCAGCGCAATCCTGCAGCGAACTGCATAAACCTGATTATCAGGCTCTCACAGGTATACACAATGTCGAAATTAATCAACCTGCCGCACCTGGCTGACCAGGTGTTCGGGGTGCCTCATTACGCCACGCGGCAAATCATGGATTCGGTGAAGTCGATCCTGGTTCCCCGCCTGCAGGGCATGAATGCGGCCCCGATGGAAATGGCCCTAGGGCCGAATGATTCACAGGAAACGAACGAACCGCAGCAAGGTGGTGTCGGCGTGGGTGTTATTCCCGTCCACGGCATCCTTGTCCCCCGGCGTGGCCAGATTGTGAATATGTGTACGGAGCTGAACAGCTACGAGCGTATTCGCGGCCAGCTGACCACGCTGCTGAACGACCCGGGTATCAAAGAAATCGTGCTTGATATTAACTCGGGCGGCGGCGCGGTATCGGGCTGTAAGGAGCTGGCGGACTATATCTACCAGTCGCGCAACGCGAAGCCCATCACGGCCATCGTGAACTTCAGCGCGTTCTCTGCGGCGTACTTTATCGCGTCAGCCTGCAGCAAAATCATCGTCAGCGAAACTAGCGGCGTGGGCTCCATCGGCGTCATTCTGGAGCATATGGAGTTGTCGAAATGGGAGGAGAGTGTGGGGCTGAAATTTACCACGTTCTCGCGCGGCGATAACAAGAACAACGGCTCCCCACATGAACCGCTGACGGAGCTGGCCACGTCCCAGATACAGGCGATGATCGACGGCGCGTACCAGACGTTCACGTCCTCCGTCTCGCAGTATCGCGGCATAGATATCGACGCCGTTATTGGCACCCAGGCCGCGCTGTATTTCGGGCAGAACGCCGTCGCTGCAGGGCTGGCAGATGAGATGTCCGATCCTCAGTCAGCCATCAACGCGATTGCCGCGAAATACAAACCCTCGTCCCAGCAATCCAGTATCCAGTTACGTGCCGCTGCAATGGATCAGCAGGCCCGTATGTAACCCGACGCGAAGCGTCACCGTAAGCAGCCAGATGGCTGCTTTTTTTATGCGTAAAAGAGAGAAAAACGATGAACAAAATCGAAGAACTGCGTCGCCAGCGTGCGGGTATTAACACTCAGGTTCAGGCCCTGGCACAGATTGAAATGAATGGCGGCACGTTGAGCGCGGAGCAACTGGAGCAATTCACTGGCCTGCAGGCTCAGTTTGATGAGCTTTCGGCGTCCATTCAGCGTCTGGAAGCGGCAGAACGCCTAGCCGCCACCACGGCGATTCCGGTGAAGGCTGCGCAGAACGGTCGTAACGCACCGTCTGTGCAGGTCAAAGCCGAACCGGCACAGTACAAAGGCGCAGGCATGACCCGCATGGTGATGGCCATCGCGGCAGGTAAGGGAGACCTGCAGCAGGCCGCTGCGTTCGCTGCGGAAGACCTGAACGATCAGGGGCTGTCGATGGCGATCACCACTGCTGCCGATTCCGGCGGCGCGCTCGTTCCTCAGAACATGCAGAACGAGGTGATTGAGCTCCTGCGCGACCGCACCATCGTGCGTAAACTCGGGGCACGAAGCATTCCGCTGCCGAACGGTAACCTGGCGATCCCGCGACTGGCCAGCGGCTCAACGGCAAGCTATGTCGGTGAAGGCAAGGATGTGAAGGCGAGCGGTGCGACCTTCGATGACGTCAAACTGAACGCCAAAACGCTGATCACCATGGTGCCGCTTTCCAACCAGCTGATTGGTCGCGCCGGGTTCAACGTTGAGCAGCTGGTGCTGGGCGATATCATCAGCGGCATCTCCACCCGCGAAGATAAGGCGTTCCTCCGCGATGACGGCACCAACGACACCCCGAAAGGGATGAAGGCCGTGGCCACGGCGGGTAGCCGCACGCTTCCATGGGTTGCGGATGAAGACGTGAACCTGCAGACCATCGATACCTACCTTGATGCGCTGATCCTGATGGCGATGGACGGTAACAGCAACATGCTGAAGTGCGGCTGGGGTATGTCCAACCGCACCTACATGAAGCTGTTTGGCCTGCGCGACGGGAACGGCAACAAGGTTTATCCGGAAATGGCAGTGGGTAACCTGAAAGGCTATCCGATTGAGCGCACCTCAACTATTCCAGCGAACCTGGGCACGGGCGGCAAGGAGTCTGAGATTTACTTTGCTGACTTCAACGATGTTCTGATTGGTGAAGACGGCGCAATGGTGGTCGATTTCTCCCGCGAGGCGACCTACATCGATGCAGAGGGGAACACCGTTTCCGCGTTCGCGCGTAACCAGTCCCTGATCCGCGTCATCATGGAGCACGATATCGGCTTCCGCCATATCGAAGGCCTGGCGCTGGGTACCGGCGTTACCTGGTAAAACTCCGACAATCGTGATTAACAGCCCGCTGTGCGGGCTTTTTTACAGGTGAACATCATGGCTCTTAAAACCAAAAACACTCAGAAAGAAGATACCGCCAACGACACCAACGCCGAGCCTGCGGTAACGACCGCAGCGGCGGCTGATACTTCGGCACCGGCAGCAGACGTTAACACCGGTTCTGCAGGCGATGCCGGTGGTGACGGTGATGGTACCGAACCAGGTCCGGACGGCGACGATACGGATTCAGGTAGTGATGCGAAACAGGACGAAACCCCAGAGGAACGTATGTCAAAACTGACTGGAAAAGTCGCTTCGGTACAAAACGGGCGCGTTGCGGTGACTTTCCTTGGACCGTTCAGCCGCTACAGCCGTGGCGATGTGGCCTGCTTTGACAGCGCCGTCGCTCAGGACATGGTGGACCGAAATATCGCCGTCTGGGCAAAAGATGCAGAACGCGCCCTTCAACCGAATAAGGACGATGACGCGCATGATACTGACATTGGCTGAAGCCAAAACCCAGCTGCGCCTCGAGCTGGATTTTGATGAACACGACAGCCTGCTGACCAGCCTGATTGACGCGGCTCAGCGCAGTATAGAGCGCAGCTACTACTGCAAGCTGGTAGAGAGCCAGGCGCAGCTTGACGCACTGCCTGACGGTGAGACGGGTTACATCATTGATGAAGATATCAAGCTGGCCGCGAAGATGATGGTCTCGCAATGGTATCTGAATCCCACCGGCACGGCAGAAGGTTCGCCGTCCGATTTGGGCGTTGAGTACCTGCTGTTCCCGCTAATGGAGCATACCGTATGAGTGCCCCCCTGCGCCCCGGCGAGCTGAACTGCCGGATAACACTCAGCTACATGGAAACAGAACGCGGCGAGCTCGGCGAGACGCTTCCGGCCCGTGAGGTGAGCGCCGGAAAGGCCTGGTCCAAAAAGGAGCTGGTCTCCGGGCGGAAGGTCCGGACGCTGGACCAGCAGCAGGTCGTCGAAACGTGCCTTTTCACGCTGTACCTGCGTAAGGTTGACGTGGACTGGAAGGTATCGACAGCGGACCGGGTATATACCGTTCGTAACGTCGAGCGCCTGACGGATCGGATAATTATCACCGGAGAGGCGGATTCACGGCATGATCGAGCCAGCAATTAAAACCGCCGTCGAGCGGATCACCGGGCTGGATACGTACCCGCTGCTGCTTCCGGATACGGTACAGGAAGGCGCGACGTTCCAGCGTATTTCCGACCCGCAGGTCGGTGACGGACTGAGGCGGACCGGGTTGTCCGAGGTACGGATACAGATTTCGCTTTATGTTGTCGACCGGTACACGTCGCTGCTTCAGTTCGACGGGGCGCTCTGGGCTGAATGGAAGGGAATTGTTCATGGCCAACTGGAGGGGCAGCCCGTCCAGTACGTTGAGCGCGGAGGCATACAGCAGGGGAAAACCACGTTTCCCAACAATCGCATCCAGTATCGGCTGGTTCGCGACTTCATCTTCACCGTTCCGGAGTAAACACCATGCAGATGGACATTAAGTTCCCCTCCGGGAAGGAGTTTGACCGGCTGCTGGAAAGCATCGACAAAAAAGTCGGGGTGAAACTCCTGCGCGATGCCGGACGCGCTGCGCTTGCGGTCGTTGAGCAGGATATGCGGCAGCACGCCGGTTTTGATGAGGAAAGCATCGGGTCGCACATGCGTGACTCCATCAAAATCCGCAGCACCAACGTGGCAGAGACCTCGCGCTATAACACTATCGTTACGCTGCGCGTCGGTCCCAGCAAAATTCACCACATGAAAGCGCTGGCGCAGGAGTTCGGCACCGTCAAACAGGTTGCCGCCCCCTTCATTCGTCCGGCGATGGACTACAACGTTCAAAAAATACTTATAGTGCTGGCCGCAGAAATCCGGCTGGGCCTCGAAGGGCGTTAGCAATCAGGAGAGAGTAAATGGCAGATCCAGAAATCAAATCCCCGTCAGAGTACGCGGTACTCCCTGCGGGTACCGAGGTTCGCTACGGTCAGAAGGGCGCAACCATTACCACCGCAGCGCTTCTGCAGAGCGCTATGGGGATTGGTGCCACGGGGAAAAAAGGCACCTTCCTCGAAGTGACGCGCCTCATCGACACGGAGCCGAAATACATGGCCGACATGGGCGAGGGCGAGGATAAAACGCTCGTCTTCATTGACGATCCATCCGATACCGTGCAGGAAGCGCTGCTGAGCGACGCCGATGCGAAAAAAACGGTGGTCTTCTTCATGAAGTTCCCAAACAAGCGCATTTCAGAAGTCGAACTGGTGCTGGCTGGCTGGAGCCTGCAGGCCGTTGACACGCCGAAAGGCAAAGTGCTGCAGGTTGAGGTCTACGGCAAGCAGAACAGCGTTAAATGGTCCGTTGAGCAGCCATCCGGTGGTGGCGAGTAACCTTCTATTTCCCCGCGTCGGTAGCGGGGTTTTTACTAATGAAACAGGATAAAAACCATGAACTACAAATCTCTCGTTAATCCGCTTAATACCACCGTTGAACAAACGCTCCTGGGCCAGAAAGTGTATCTTCGTCGTCTGACCAGCGCCGAGCTGGATGACTATAACGACAAAGTTGAAGTCGGGCGTCAGGCCAAACTTCCGTCGCGAGAACTGTCCGCGATGGGGGTAAACCTGTTTCTGGCGGCGCTGGTCAATGAAGACGGCAGCAAGCCAAAAGCCAGCGAACTGCCCACCGCCGACCAGCTGATGGCCGCGCACTCGAACACCGATCTTCTCGACGCGGTCACGCTCGTTCAGCGCCATTCTTACGGCACGCTGGAGGAAGCCACAAAAAACTAACCGACTCGCCCCATCTCAGGTTGCTGTTCACGCTGGCGGACCGATGGGACGAGAAGGACCCCCGCAAAATAGCCGAGCTTCCGGCGAACATACTGACCCACTGGCAGGCCTATTTCGATCTCCTGAAAACGGAGGCCGAAACGCCAGCGCCGGTTAACTCCCCTTCGGTGACTGCTGCGCAATCTGAAAGCGACCAGCAGTTCGCTGACTGCTTCAGGATATTAGGACATGGCTGCTGACGTTGCGTCGTTGGCTGTCGCGCTGCATCTCAACTCCGCCAGCTTTAAATCACAGTTTGCTGATGCTATGCGAACGGCGGACAGCAGCGCCCAGCAATTTAACAGGAAAGTCCAGACGGACAATCAGAAAACCCGGCAGTCGTTTGAAGGGCTGGGCAAGGGGATTACCGGGCTGGACGCCGACTTTAACAAGCTTGGCAAAACGGTCGACAAACGGCTGACCGGGCTGGATGAAATGCGAGGTCTGCTGGCCAACATTTCAGCTGGCAGCAACGTTGCCGGAAGTTCTATCACTACGGCGCTGGTTTCGGCCCTCAGCGAGGGTATGAGCACCGCGCTGGATAACAGCATTACGGGCCTGAAATCCCAGCGGCAGGCTCAAATTGAGTTTACCCAGGCGCAGATAAGTGCCGCGCAGGGCTCGGTTGAAAGCGCCAGGCAGCTGCGTGCTGAAGCTATTGAGAAGCAGAACATCGCGGTAAAAACCATCGAGGCCGCGCGCGCCGACCGCGAGCGCGCCTATGCGCTTGATGAGCATTTTGCCAAACAGGCCGAGGTGAACAAGCAGTACGGGCTGGCCGTCAGCTATGAGGCCGAGCACGTTAAAAACGCCCGAACCATCCAGGAGGCGAATCTTGCTGAAGCGAAGGCGAAGGGTATTCTTGCAGAAGCGACGAAAACGGTGCTGACGGCTGATATTGCCGAGTCTGCCGGGAAGCAGCAACTGGCCACCTCAACGCGGCAGCTGGCCGTGGTCAGCCAGGAGCTGTCGTTAGGTCAGCGAGCCGCTGCAGCCAGCGCGGGCCTGCTGCGCGGCGCGATGGCGATGGTCGGCGGTCCTGTCGGGCTGGCCGTCATTGCCGTCGCCGGTGCGGTGACTGCGATTTACTCGGCCTACTCCAACAGCGAAGCGGTCATTAAAGGGTATACGCAGGCGTTACAGAAATCCGGCCAGCAGTCCGTTATGTCGGTGATGTATCTGCAGAACCTGACCTCCAGCCTCGGTGATTCGGATCGTGCCGTTAAAGCTGTTACGGCATCCGTGTCGGTGGGGTTCGGCGGCACTATGCTGGAGCAGGTCGCCAGCCTCGGCACGCGAATGGAGGACATAGGGCAGAGTTCCGACGATCTCGTGTCGCTACTGTCGAGCCTGAAAGGCGATCCGCTGCAGGCGCTTCAGAAGCTTACCGACCAGGGGATTTTGCTCAACGGCAGCATGATAGACCAGATAGTCACGCTCGAGCGCCAGGGGAAAAGCTCTGAAGCAACGGCGCTTCTGCAGCAGGCGGCGATGAATGACCTTGATACAAAACTTAAGGAGCAGGAAGCGAACGTAGGTGGACTGAAAGGCGCATGGAAATCGCTGAAAGACTTTGTGTCAGATGCGTTTAAAACGATGGGCGATGCGCACATAGCCACCGCACAGGCGATGGCTGCCGGTGCAGGAGCTGACCTCAATACCACTCCTGACCCTGCGATTAAGCAGCGTGAAGAGGCTGAAAAGCAGTATCAGGCGCAGAAAAAGCAGCGGGAAGAAATCTCGAAGCGTCTGAAAGATGAAAACACGCTTTCAGGGCTGCTAAAAGCCGGCACATCGCGTGAAAAAGAGCGGGCCGATGCCGTTGCGCTTGTTAATGCCAGTTTCACCAAAGGAACGGCTGAATACACGCAGGCAATGCGCGGCATCGACAAAATGTATGCCGAGCAGAAAAAATCCCGCGAGAAGACGTACAGCGACGATGCTGCGACTACCCGCCTGAATCAGCTTCGGCAGGAAGAGGCTGCGCTGCGATCCCAGAACGAACAGACCGAGACGCTGACACAGTCGGAAAAGAAACTGGCGCAGTTCAACCAGGAAATCGCGGACCTTAAAGAGAAGCGTATCCTGACCGCTGGCCAGCGCAGCATTATGGCGCAGGAAACTGAGCTGCGTCACCAACTGGAAATTAACGCCAGCCTGGATAAAGCCAACCAACAGCGCAAACTCGGCCTACAGATTCAGGAGCAGAACCAGGAGCTTTACCGCTCAACGCTGCAGCTGCAGCAGGAATATGCGAACAGTGTCGCCCAGATGACCATGAGCTCCGATGCGTATGACCAGATGGTTGCTCAGCAGCAGGTTCGGGAGCGTTTTGCAAAGCTCCGGGAAGAGCAGGATAAAACTATTACCGATCACAGTTCCGAACTGTACCGGAAACAGACGGAGGTGCTGAGGGATGAAGAGCACAAACAGCTGGAAATTGTGCGTAGCGGTGCTGAGCGGAAAAAACAGGTTGAAGAGTCCTGGTATGACGGCATGAAGAAAGGGCTCACAGACTGGGGCCTCGACGCTGAGAATCAGTTTACCCAGGTTCGCAACATCGCCGTGAATGCTATGGACGGCATGGGGACCGCCCTCTGGGATGTCGCATCGAAGGGAAAAGGGGATTTCAAATCGCTGGCCGTGTCGATTATTGATGATATTGGCAAAATGATCACGAAGATGCTGATGATGAACGCCATCAAATCTGGTGCATCAGCTCTTGGCATCAGTAGCTGGTTTGGGTTCGCTGATGGCGGTTATACCGGCGACGGTGGCAAACATGACGTAGCCGGTGTGGTTCACCGTGGCGAATGGGTAGTGCCGCAATCGGTAGTAAATAAGCCTGGAATGCTCGGCTTCCTGAATCAGCTTACATACGGCAATGGCTATGCAGAAGGGGGGCTGGTTGGCGGCGGTATAGCAAAACCATCCGGCGAAGCATATTCGCAGCCTTCTGCTGGCCAGGGCAGCATCCACTTTTCTTTAACTATTCCGCTGCAGGTCATTCAGCAGGGCGGCGCGAGCCAGGAACCTTCCTCAAAAAGTCAGGAGCTTCTGACCAGCGAAACCAAAGCCCGACTCAAGCAGCTTGTAATTGAAACGCTTGACCGCGAACTGGCCAACGGAGGAATGATTGACACCAAAATGAGGACGACCTGATGGCATTGCAGACGTTTACCTGGTCTCCGCGTAATGGTCCAACGGCAGACATAAAGTACCGAACCAGCAGTGTGCAATACGGTGATGGCTATGAGGCAGTAACCGGAGACGGCATAAATCCGGAGACGCAGTCGTGGCCATTAACGTTCACCGGTATGAATGAGGATATGAAGCCTGTGCTCAAGTTTTTGCGTGAGCATGGCGAAGTCAAAGCATTCAAATGGACTAACCCTTTAGGGGAGATAGGTCTCTACCGGGCATCACAACTGAAAGTCACTGCTCTGGATTTTGCGCGCATGACCATTACAGTCACATTTGTCACGGCATATAGGGCAGAGCCACATAGCTAACCAATTAACTGTTCATCCATATGAAACCCCGCATTGCGGGGTTTTTGTTATAGGTGCCACATATCCACATTAGAGGGTTTTATGGGGATAACTGCTGACGATCAAAAACTTGAACCCGGCAATAAGATCATCCTGTTTGAAGTCGATGGCTCTGCGTTCGGAGCCGATGTTCTCTATTTCCACAACCATGCGATACCTTACACGGAGGCTGAGATTATCGCTGCCGGCAATGATGAGTCAAAACTCCCCGGAAAGCCGATTTACTGGCAGGGCATCAGATACGATCTCTGGCCATGTCAGATTGAAGATATTGAAGCGAACGGAGAGGGTGCACCGGTGACTCCCAAATTATCCGTTGGGAATCTGGATGGTTCGATTTCCGCGCTGTGCCGCCTGTTTCAGGATATGAAACAGGCAAAGGTCACCATTCACCGAACGTATGCACATTACCTCGATGCCAGTAACTTTCCTGACGGAAACCCGCAAGCCGATCCGACAGCCGAGCAACTGGAGGTGTTTTATATCGACAGTAAAATCGCAGATAACGAAACTGACGTTCAGTTTAAGCTGAGCTCGCCTGTTGACGTTACTGGGCAAAAGATTCCGGCAAGGCAAATGACCAGTCGGTGCGCCTGGTGCCTGCAGGGCCAGTATCGTGGCGCAGATTGCGGGTATACCGGATCTCGGTATTTCGACAAGTTCGGCAATCCGGTTGATAACCCTGCGGATGATGTGTGCTCCGGTACGGTCGCTGGCTGCAAGCTGCGCTGGGGGGAAGATGAGCAGCTGCCGTTTGGCGGTTTTCCGGCAATTGCGATCACAAGGATTTAATCATGCTGAGCCTGCGACTTATTACCGCAATTGAAAAACACGCTGCTGTAGCCTATCCCAATGAATGCTGTGGCCTGATTATTCGCTCAACGCGCCAGCGCCGGTACATCCCCTGCATTAATTCACACGAACACCCCACCGAGCACTTCATGATTTCTGCGCAGGCCTGGACGGATGCAGAAGATATGGGGGAAGTGCTGGCTATCGTCCATTCACACCCGGATGCGGGGCCACATGCTTCTTCCGACGATCTGAAATCGTGCCATGACTCCGGATTGCCATGGGTGATCATGTCGTGGCCAGGCGGCGAGTTCACGGTGACAACACCGGCAGACAAGCCCCCGATTCTTAAGCGGCCTTTTATACACGGTAGCTGGGATTGCTACGGACTTATCCGGGACTGGTACCAGCAGGAGCAGGGTATCGAATTGCCTGATTTTCACCGTGAAGATAACTGGTGGACACGCGGCGAAAATTTATACGTTAAACATTATGCCGAAGCGGGATTTTATTCACACGCTGACGAGCTGCAAGTGGGGGATGTGATCCTGATGCAGTATAAGGCGGAAGAAATCAATCACGCAGGCATCTATCTGGGCAACGGGAAAATGCTGCACCACATGTACGGCAGGCTGAGTGAAGTCGTTCCCTATGGCGGCATGTGGCGCGAGAGAACAATGTTGACCCTGAGGTATCAGAATGGCGATGAATACAGTTGAGAAAATGGTGCTTGTGCGGCTCTATGGCAAACTTGGAGCTTTATTCGGACGTGAGCATCGTTTGTCAGTCTCATCGGTACGGGAGGCCATCAGGGCGCTCTGTATCATGCTTCCCGGCTTTGAGCGCTGGCTTGATACGAGTGAAGGACGAGGCGTTACGTACAGCGTCTTTAACGGTTCCCGTAACATAACTGCAGAAGAAATGCGCCTGAATGGTGTGCATGATGTTATCAAGATTGCGCCGGTGATTATTGGCAGTAAAAAAGCCGGGGTATTCCAGACCATCTTTGGTGCTGTGCTGGTAGTGGTTGGCTTTGCGCTGAGTTTTACGCCAGCGGCAGTGGCTTCACCGTTCCTCTACAAAATGGGGGCTGCGATGATGCTTGGGGGCGTTGTCCAGATGCTCACGCCCAGCGGAACACAGGGCATGACGATGGACTCCGGTGATACCCGGAAAAGCTATTCGTTTGGCTCCCCAATCAACCAGTCGGCAGCCGGAAACGGCGTCAATCTTCTCTACGGTAAGCGTCTGATCGCTGGTGTTCTTATCAGCGGCGGCATCTACGCAGAAGAACAGCAATAAAGCTTATCTCGCGACATGTTTAATTTTCCCGCACAGGCGGGATTTTTTTTGCCCGGAGTTTGCATATGGCAGTAATCAGAGGTTCGAAAGGAGGCGGTGGCGGCGGTGATAAAGGTGGCAATCGTGGTACCGAGATTGCCTCTGTAGCGTACATGAAAATTCTGCTTGCGCTGACCGAGGGGGAAGCTGCAGGAGACTTTACCGGTAAAGATATTTATCTCGATGGCACTCCACTGCTTGATGATGCTGGCAATGAAAACTTTCCAGGTGTGACGTGGGAGTGGCGCAGCGGAACGTTGGACCAGGACTATATTGCTGGCTTCCCGGCCGTTGAGAACGAAATAAGCATCGGCA encodes:
- a CDS encoding phage major capsid protein, with the protein product MNKIEELRRQRAGINTQVQALAQIEMNGGTLSAEQLEQFTGLQAQFDELSASIQRLEAAERLAATTAIPVKAAQNGRNAPSVQVKAEPAQYKGAGMTRMVMAIAAGKGDLQQAAAFAAEDLNDQGLSMAITTAADSGGALVPQNMQNEVIELLRDRTIVRKLGARSIPLPNGNLAIPRLASGSTASYVGEGKDVKASGATFDDVKLNAKTLITMVPLSNQLIGRAGFNVEQLVLGDIISGISTREDKAFLRDDGTNDTPKGMKAVATAGSRTLPWVADEDVNLQTIDTYLDALILMAMDGNSNMLKCGWGMSNRTYMKLFGLRDGNGNKVYPEMAVGNLKGYPIERTSTIPANLGTGGKESEIYFADFNDVLIGEDGAMVVDFSREATYIDAEGNTVSAFARNQSLIRVIMEHDIGFRHIEGLALGTGVTW
- a CDS encoding terminase large subunit codes for the protein MAAYPSVNMANQYARDVLNGKILACKTIQLACQRHFNDLKISLDKDYPYRFDRELAERACRFVQLLPHSSGDLAGQKLKLEPWQAFAFGSIFGWVTKKTKKRRFREAYIRVARKNGKSFFAAGIGTYMFCADGENSAEVYCGATTMAQAKKVFTPARQMADRLPSLRSKFSISVWVDSLTRPDGSLFAPIAGKPGDGDSPHCAIIDEYHEHDTDHMYEAMTLGMGARSQPLTLIITTAGTSLESPCYDKDKQVKEMLNGHVPNERLFGLIYDLDEGDEWTDPTNFIKANPNLDVSISYDDLLAEMEVAKQVPRKVNAFKTKRLNIWVSGKAAFYNMTQWHAAADKSLRYEDFAGEDYYLGLDLAQRLDLNAGVGVFVREIEGKKHYYCIRPKFWVPEDTVRSTDPKIAKTADRYVKFVEMGALEATDGAEADYREILASIIDLQEINKVRISEIPIDPSGATALSHELQDHGFEPISIRQDYTNMSPPMKELEAALAGGRFHHDGNPILSWCISNVIGKNVPGSDDIVRPTKGDKQSKIDGATALFMAIGRAMLNGRASNQSVYDEEDVAC
- a CDS encoding HK97-gp10 family putative phage morphogenesis protein, translated to MQMDIKFPSGKEFDRLLESIDKKVGVKLLRDAGRAALAVVEQDMRQHAGFDEESIGSHMRDSIKIRSTNVAETSRYNTIVTLRVGPSKIHHMKALAQEFGTVKQVAAPFIRPAMDYNVQKILIVLAAEIRLGLEGR
- a CDS encoding head-tail connector protein — its product is MILTLAEAKTQLRLELDFDEHDSLLTSLIDAAQRSIERSYYCKLVESQAQLDALPDGETGYIIDEDIKLAAKMMVSQWYLNPTGTAEGSPSDLGVEYLLFPLMEHTV
- a CDS encoding S49 family peptidase, whose protein sequence is MSKLINLPHLADQVFGVPHYATRQIMDSVKSILVPRLQGMNAAPMEMALGPNDSQETNEPQQGGVGVGVIPVHGILVPRRGQIVNMCTELNSYERIRGQLTTLLNDPGIKEIVLDINSGGGAVSGCKELADYIYQSRNAKPITAIVNFSAFSAAYFIASACSKIIVSETSGVGSIGVILEHMELSKWEESVGLKFTTFSRGDNKNNGSPHEPLTELATSQIQAMIDGAYQTFTSSVSQYRGIDIDAVIGTQAALYFGQNAVAAGLADEMSDPQSAINAIAAKYKPSSQQSSIQLRAAAMDQQARM
- a CDS encoding phage portal protein, coding for MFIPQFFRGRSRPGGSNWTTVLGSVSASKSSSGMLVTPETAMGIGAIRACVTLLAESIAQLPCELYQRDEKGGRRRATDHPLYDVIHSQPNRKDTSFEYYEQQQGVLGLEGNSYSLIDRHGNGDIAELIPINPKKVIVLKGPDGMPYYELPELGETVPMRMMHHIKYFSLDGYIGTSPIQTNADVLGLGMAVEQHAAQVFARGTTMSGVIERPKEAGAIKSQASIDKLLAKWTDRYSGVRNAFSVALLQEGMSYKQLSQDNEKAQLLQSRQWTVNEVCRLYKIPPHMIQLLDKSTNNNIEHQGLQYVMYTLLAWLKRHEAAMMRDLLLPSERRDFYIEFNVSSLLRGDQKSRYESYALGRQWGWLSVNDIRRMENIAPVEGGDTYLTPLNMVDTSTVHGLDKATPAQLSEISAILQRTA
- a CDS encoding head-tail adaptor protein, giving the protein MSAPLRPGELNCRITLSYMETERGELGETLPAREVSAGKAWSKKELVSGRKVRTLDQQQVVETCLFTLYLRKVDVDWKVSTADRVYTVRNVERLTDRIIITGEADSRHDRASN